DNA from Synechococcus elongatus PCC 6301:
ACCTCAGAATTCCAGTGTTCAGTTTGCCCCATCAAGGCCGATCGCCTTAGTTAAGCCAGATGCAGAGCCAGCACCGATCGCGGTGCGCGCCGAATCCGGCAGCGAATCGTTTCCAAGCCTAGCCGCTGGTGCGCTTCGTAGCGGTGACAGCCCGAGAAGCCGTAATATTCGCCCTCGACTTCCAGC
Protein-coding regions in this window:
- a CDS encoding ParB N-terminal domain-containing protein: MRVAELPVHQIRRPLPRNTDPQKVQDLMVSIAAEGLREPIEVLEVEGEYYGFSGCHRYEAHQRLGLETIRCRIRRAPRSVLALHLA